The Malaclemys terrapin pileata isolate rMalTer1 chromosome 5, rMalTer1.hap1, whole genome shotgun sequence genomic interval TTTCTCCTGTGGGGGGGACTGAGGTGTCAGGGGCCGGGCCTGGTTGTATACATTACACTCACCAGTGAAAACTCTTCCAACACCCACCCCGCAGCTCCTTGTCCGAACGGCACCGACCTGGCCCAGGAGCTCAGCCCCTGGCAGACCCCCCGGGGCGGGCTCTGTAGGGAGCATCACCGTTCTCCAGGTGGGATTGGAGTAGCAGGGAGACGGGCTTGGCCCTGCATTGAGACTGGGAGCGGCATTGGAACCCTGCCCAGCTCAGACTAACTGATCAACAAGAGAAACCCAGCCAGAGATGCCCCCGTTCTGCCCTGCTCGGtgctgaggggtttgggctgctgGCCAGACGGTCGGGCGGTGCCTCTAGCTCCTGTCACGGGATGAAGGGTTCATGCCAGAGGGGAAAGGGAGCCCCTGGGGCTCCCGCTCTGAACACTACAGATACCCACAGTGGGGTGAGTTCAAAGCCCGTcccaccagctgctgctgtcaaACCTCTCCCCCCACGTGCTGTGGTTGTCACATCAGTGCAGGGGGCCGGGAGCTGAGTTCCCCATGGCTAGTGGGTGAGTGAGTGGAGGAGCTTTGGGTCTGTTGGTATGAGCGCATgctgctgccccatcccctcctgtaACCAGTTCTTCGCACTCTAGGGCTCTGGAAATGAATAAAGCTACAACTGTTAAACGCAGCTTGGTACAGTGAGGTTATTCTCCACTCCGCCTACTGGGCCCACTGCCAGGGCTGGAATTCCCAGGATCACCCTGGTCCTGTGGTGTCTAAGAGCCGTGTGATGCTGGCCGCCCGCCAGCCTTCTGCTAGACTAGCTGTTTGGAATGATGTCACAGCTTCGTTAGCCGCTCAGCCTTAAAGGTGATCTTagacacaaaaaagaagcttacaagaagtggaagattggacaaatgaccagggaggagtataaaaatattgctcaggcatgcaggagtgaaatcaggaaggcgaaatcacacttggagttgcagctagcaagagatgagaagagtaacaagaagggtttctacaggtagattagcaacaagaaggtggtcagggaaagcgtgggccccttactgaatgcgggaggcaacctagtgacagatgatgtggtgGAAAAAGATGAAgaactcaatgattttttttcctgggtcTTCAtagacaaagtcagctcccagactgctggactgggcagcacagcatggggagaaggtaaccagccctctgtggagaaagaagtggttcgggactatttagaaaaactggacgtgcacaagtccatggggccggatgcgctgcatccgagggtgctaaaggagttggcggatgtgattgcagagccattggccattatctttgaaaactcatggtgattgggggaggtcccagatgactggaaaaaggctaatgtagtgcccatctttaagaaagggaaggaggaggatccggggaactacaggccagtcagcctcacctcagtccctggaaaaatcatggagcaggtcctcaaggaatcaattctgaaacacttagaggagaggaaagtgatcaggaacagtcagcatggattcacgaaggggaagtcgtgcctgactaacctaattgccttctatgatgagataactggctctgtggatgaggggaaagcagtggatgtgttattccttgactttagcaaagcttttgattcggtctcccacagtattcttgccgccaagttaaagacgtatgggctggatgaatggactgtaaggtggatagaaagctggctagatcgtcgggctcaacgggtagtgatcaacggctccatgtctagttggcagccggtttcaagtggagtgccccaagggtcggtcctggggccggttttgtttaatatctttattaatgatctggaggatggtgtggactgcactctcagcaagtttgcagatgacactaaactaggaggcgaggtagatacactagagggtagggatcagatacagagggacctagacaaattagaggattgggccgaaaaaaacctgatgaggttcaacaaggacaagtgcagagtcctgcagtgaGGAAGGAAGACTCCCAGGCACCGTTAGGGACGAGGGACGGAGCGGctgggcagcagctctgcagaacagggctgggggtggggcggagggggcGGGATGCTGGAGCGGTGggatgggcggggggggcgggaaggccAGTGACGCACACGGGGCGTGGCCGGCAGCTGGCGGGATGGGCTCATtgcccgggggcggggagggggcggggccgggctgccgggggaggggcggggcccggcccggctccgggcTCCGTGGGCGCTACGGCGGTTTCACCCAGTGAGCCAGGCGGGCTCTGAGGGCGCTCTCGCTACGCCATTGGCGgatgaggggaaggggcgggctcTGAGGGCGCTCTCGCTACGCCATTGGCggatgaggggaaggggagggctctgAGGGCGCTCTCGCTACGCCATTGGCGgatgaggggaaggggcgggctcTGAGGGCGCTCTCGCTACGCCATTGGCggatgaggggaaggggagggctctgAGGGCGCTCTCGCTACGCCATTGGCGgatgaggggaaggggcgggctcTGAGGGCGCTCTCGCTACGCCATTGGCGgatgaggggaaggggcgggctcTGAGGGCGCTCTCGCTACGCCATTGGTGgatgaggggaaggggcgggctcTGAGGGCGCCCTCGCTACGCCATTGGCGGATGAGGGGAAGGGGCGGTCTCTGAGGGCGCTCTCGCTACGCCATTGGCGGATGAGGGGAAGGGGCGGTCTCTGAGGGCGCTCTCGCTACGCCATTGGCGgatgaggggaaggggcgggctcTGAGGGCGCTCTCGCTACCCCATTGGCGgatgaggggaaggggcgggctcTGAGGGCGCTCCCGCTACGCCATTGGCGgatgaggggaaggggcgggctcTGAGGGCGCTCCCGCTACGCCATTGGCGgatgaggggaaggggcgggctcTGAGGGCGCTCTCGCTACGCCATTGGCCGATGAGGAGAAGGGGCGGGCTCTGAGGGCGCTCTCGCGACCCCATTGGCGGATTCGGGGAAAGGGCGGGCTCTGAGGGCATGCTCGCTTTGATTGGCGGAGAGAGCGGTTTCCGCTTCCGGCGGGTCTCTCGGCGGCCCCGTTgcgtggggaggcagcaggatggTGAGCGGCCTGCGGGGCCCATCCGAGCCCATCGGCCCCGCGGCGGGGCGGTTCGGGGCCCGGGCCcggcggggggaggcggggccaGTGCCCGGCCCGGCGGGGGGTGGATCGGCGGGGGGGGAGTTGGCGGGAGATGATGGGGGGGCTGGATCGGAGGGGGGCgatgggaagggggggctggcggggctgAGGCGATGGCGGGGGGAGGTTGGCCGGGGGGGGTGGATGGCGGGGctatggggggggtggaggggggcgatgggaagggggggctggcggggctgAGGCGATGGCGGGGGGTGGATGGCGGGGCTATGGGGCGGTGGAGGGGGGCgatgggaagggggggctggcggggctgAGGCGATGGCGGGGGGAGgttggccggggggggggtggatggcggggctatggggggggtggaggggggcgatgggaagggggggctggcggggctgAGGCGATGGCGGGGGGAGgttggccggggggggggtggatggcggggctatggggggggtggaggggggcgatgggaagggggggctggcggggctgAGGCGATGGCGGGGGGTGGATGGCGGGGctatgggggggtggaggggggcgatgggaagggggggctggcggggctgAGGCGATGGCGGGGGGAGGTTGGCCGGGGGGGGTGGATGGCGGGGctatggggggggtggaggggggcgatgggaagggggggctggcggggctgAGGCGATGGCGGGGGGTGGATGGCGGGGCtatgggggggctggagggggggcgggatGCTGGAGAGGCAGGTGAGGGGGGGCTGTttcggggggggggacacacactcTCCCGCACGCTCTCACGCCCCCTCTCGCAGGTGCTGCTGCACGTGCTGTTCGAGCACGCGGCCGGCTACGCGCTGTTCGCCGTGCGGGAGGTGGAGGAGATcagcctgctgctgccccaggtgcggggccccgggcccaagccgCGCCCCTCGGCCCCGGGGAATCGGGAGGTTatcctgctcctgctgccccgggtggggggtgctggagcCCCTAGGGCAGGGCCAGTGGGTGCCCACGCGCGTGGCGGGGCCCGGCTCGCTCAGCTGAACGGGCCCCGGGAGGTTTCAGGGTCTCCTTGGGGACCCCTGTCCTAGGCTTGTCACTGCCTTAGGGAAACATTTGGTGCCTGACACAACAGgtggtcttctctctctctctctctctctcttcccccccccccccccatccctggcctttctgggggtggggggagggaaaccaGCTGAGATGGGCCCTTGCGGGGGGCCAGATGCATGGAGGGGTGTAGCACGACGGGTTGCCGGGAGTGGGATTGTCCCATGGCGGTAGGACCCGGGGCGGGGGCAAGtggtattgcaatttttttttatggaaggggccccgaaattgctttgccccaggccccctgaatcccctgggcggccctgctagGGCCCGGACTCCATTAGGAAGGTGGGTCGCTCTGGGCTGCGTGTGAACCCAGCCAGTGGAGCTGAACCTCTTGTGCAAGGCAGGCACCTGGTGAGTGCCGTGATGAACATCCGAGATCTGTCAATCCGCTGAAAGCAGTGATGTCAGTCACGTGGGTCTGAGCACTCGGGCGCCGGCTCTGTGCGCAGGTCTCGCGCTGCCCGGCCAGGGTGGGAGGTATTCGCTGCTCCCCTGCTCCCAGGGTGCTTACAGGGGGCAGGTGATTCGAGCTGGTGCTGTCTGTGGTACAGCCGGTGGAGACTTAAGGTCCCAGCACGCAGTGTCCCCGAGCAATCTCAATCTCAGCCGCTTCCTGCTCTTACAGAGacgctgtgtgtgttggggctgcAGCCTGTGCTTTAGCCGCATTTCTCATGGGGGGCTTTGTGCTCAGTCAGTATATGTGCTGCTGGGCCCCATGCTGGCCCCCCTGCGGGATTGGGGTCCCAGGTGGCCCTGTGTGATACTCACCCGCTGCCCTGTGGCCCCTTCCAGGTGGAGGAGAGCATCCTGAACATCGGCAAGTTCCACAGCATTGTCAGACTGGTGGCCTTCTCCCCGTTCAAATCCGCCCAGAGTGCCTTGGAGAACGTCAATGCCATCTCGGAAGGTGAGGCTGGACTGGAGACTTGCTCCCCTATGGGCTCCCCTTGGTGCCCTGTAGCTGCACAGCCCATTAACGTCTCCCTCTTCCCGGGGCAGGGATTCTCCATGAGGACCTCAGGCTGCTCCTGGAGACCAACCTGCCAGTCAAGAAGAAGAAAGCGTTGCTGGGAGTCAGCGATGCCAAGATTGGGGCTGCCGTCCAAGAGGAACTGGGTTACCAGTGCCAGACTGGAGGGGTCGTGGCAGAGATCACGCGAGGTGAGACGAGATAGGGGCTCTAGTGAGGCGTGGAGATGCCAGTcggccccctggggggggggggggcgatacGCCTGGGTCTGTCCCCCAGTGCCCTGCGTGTGTGTGTCCCTGTTTGAGTTGGAGGGGAGGTGCTGGGATATTAAGGGGACCCCAGTGCTCACTCCAGGCTGCGCTCACTCCTTGGCTTGTCCCGGGGGCGGATGGGCAGGGGCTCGGTGCTCACTCCAGACTGCGCTCACTCCTTGGCTTGTCCCGGGGGCGGATGGGCAGGGGCTCGGTGCTCACTCCAGGCTGCGCTCACTCCTTGGCTTGTCCCGGGGGCGGATGGGCAGGGGCCCGGTGCTCACTCCTTGGCTTGTCCCGGGGGCGGACGGGCAGGGGCCCGGTGCTCACTCCAGGCTGCCCTCAATCCTTGGCTTGTCCCGGGGGCGGATGGGCAGGGGCTCGGTGCTCACTCCAGGCTGCGCTCACTCCTTGGCTTGTTCCCGGGGGCGGATGGGCAGGGGCCCGGTACTCACTCCAGGCTGCCCTCACTCCTTGGCTTGTCCCGGGGGCGGACGGGCAGGGGCCCGGTGCTCACTCCTTGGCTTGTCCCGGGGGCGGACGGGCAGGGGCCCGGTGCTCACTCCAGGCTGCGCTCACTCCTTGGCTTGTTCCCGGGGGCGGATGGGCAGGGGCCCGGTACTCACTCCAGGCTGCGCTCACTCCTTGGCTTGTCCCGGGGGCGGATGGGCAGGGGCCCGGTGCTCACTCCTTGGCTTGTCCCGGGGGCGGATGGGCAGGGGCCCGGTGCTCACTCCTTGGCTTGTCCCGGGGGCGGATGGGCAGGGGCCCGGTGCTCACTCCTTGGCTTGTCCCGGGGGCGGACGGGCAGGGGCCCGGTGCTCACTCCAGGCTGCCCTCAATCCTTGGCTTGTCCCGGGGGCGGATGGGCAGGGGCTCGGTGCTCACTCCAGGCTGCGCTCACTCCTTGGCTTGTCCCGGGGGCGGATGGGCAGGGGCTCGGTGCTCACTCCAGGCTGCGCTCACTCCTTGGCTTGTTCCCGGGGGCGGATGGGCAGGGGCCCGGTACTCACTCCAGGCTGCCCTCACTCCTTGGCTTGTCCCGGGGGCGGACGGGCAGGGGCCCGGTGCTCACTCCTTGGCTTGTCCCGGGGGCGGACGGGCAGGGGCCCGGTACTCACTCCAGGCTGCGCTCACTCCTTGGCTTGTTCCCGGGGGCGGATGGGCAGGGGCCCGGTACTCACTCCAGGCTGCCCTCACTCCTTGGCTTGTCCCGGGGGCGGACGGGCAGGGGCCCGGTGCTCACTCCTTGGCTTGTCCCGGGGGCAGATGGGCAGGGGCCCGGTACTCACTCCAGGCTGCCCTCACTCCTTGGCTTGTCCCGGGGGCGGATGGGCAGGGGCCCGGTGCTCACTCCTTGGCTTGTCCCGGGGGCGGATGGGCAGGGGCTCGGTGCTCACTCCAGGCTGCGCTCACTCCTTGGCCCGTCCCGGGGGCGGATGGGCAGGGGCCCGGTGCTCACTCCAGGCTGCCCTCACTCCTTGGCCCGTCCCGGGATGGGGCTCAGTGCTCACAGATGTTCTGTGCCCGCAGGGATCCGCCTGCACTTCCACACCCTGGTGAAGGGCCTCACTGCCCAGTCGGCCTCCAAGGCACAGTTGGGCCTGGGGCACAGCTACTCACGGGCCAAAGTGAAATTCAACGTCAACAGAGTTGACAACATGATCATCCAGTCCATCAGCCTGCTGGACCAGCTGGACAAGGACATCAACACCTTCTCCATGCGCGTCAGGTGAGGGCTCTCTGAGGCCGGGGGTAGCGCTGTGTGCCGAGCGCACCGGCCTGCATGGCAGGTTCGTGTGGAGCCCGTGCATCGCCCCCTCCCGGTGCTTACCGCAGGCAGCGCGACGCCCAGCGCTGACTGCATAGAAAGGGGAGGAAGAGCATCTGCCCTGCGTACaccccagccagggagcctgtgACCTGGGCTGTCTTGTTAGCAGGGAGACACGTCTGCTGCGGGGGCGGAGACAGCAGGTCCATCGGCTCCcctccctgactgctcccctctggCCTCCCGCAGAGAGTGGTACGGGTATCACTTCCCAGAGCTCATCAAGATCGTGAGTGACAACTACACGTACTGCCGCCTGGCCAAGTGCATCGGGAACCGCAAGGAGCTGAGCGAGGAGAGTctggaggggctggaggagatCGTGATGGACAGCGCCAAGGCCCAGGCCATTCTGGACGCCTCTCGGTCATCCATGGGTTAGCGGTGCTTCTAAAACCATCCTGAGGGCTGGAGGGGGGTCTCGAGGGCTGGTACTGGGGTCTAAGGGCtcatgggatggggggagggggggtcagtaGTGCTGGCACCGGGGTCTGAGGGCTCAATGGGGGGGGTCAGTAGTGCTGGCACCGGGGTCTCTGCATTGCGGTCTAAGGgctcatgggggagggggggcgcgaaGGGCAGTAGTGCTGGCACCGGGGTCTGAGGGCTCATGAATATGTTGCACATGGCtcgggggagtgtggggggcagggctgctctgggctccccgTATCATCTGACCTGTTCCTTCTTGATTAGGACATGCACTGAGCAGAGGctgagggaggggcggggggtcaggggaggaattctctccccaccccataggCTAGTACTGGCTGCTGGTAATGGGGAAGCTCAGGACTCTGACCTGCTGCTTCTCTTGGGGGTGGCAGTTCTGGGGTTGCAGCGCCCCCCGGGGGTCGCCCTGGCCTAGTGGCAGTTCTTGTCGTGCGCTGACATCTGCTCTCTGCAGGGATGGATATCTCCCCCATCGACCTCATCAACATCGAGAGCTTCTCCAGCCGGGTGATCTCGCTGTCCGAGTACCGCAAGGGCCTGCAGGAGTATCTGCGCTCCAAGATGGGCCAAGTGGCTCCCAGTCTCTCCGCTCTCATCGGGGAAGTGGTGAGTGCcctcgggctggggcaggggtgatcTGTGCTCTCCCAGGCCACAGAAATGATGTTCTAGTGAGAATCTGTCAATCCACTGAGCTCTGTGCTGAGACGCGGTCACTGCTGATCCGTGCCCTGGGGAGCGTGCCCATACTAGCCGAAGGGCCCAAACCGGCCACCAAGGGCTGTGCCCAGGTGGCACAGAGtgcagcattgcatgctggggccTGTAATCTAAACAGCTGGATGGTAGAGCCTCAGCTCTCTCACCACCCTGCTTGTCTCCTTGGCTTGTCTGCAGGTGGGCGCCCGTCTGATCTCCCACGCCGGCAGCCTGACGAACCTGGCCAAGTACCCGGCCTCAACGGTGCAGATCCTGGGGGCGGAGAAGGCCCTCTTCAGGTACAGCTGCAGGGTGGTCGTGGTGATGGCAGGCTTCTGGGCCGCTGGGCTTGACACGTTGGCCAGACACGGCTGCATGCGTCAGTGATAAACCAGCCCCAGTCTCTGAGCGACCACCGAGGCTTTTCCTTCACTCTCGCTGAACGGTTGGGTCTGTCCAGGGAACCCCTGCAGCAGGTTAGCTGTTCTGATCacttggggggcggggcgggggagtgaCGGGCAGAGGCTGAGAGACACTAGTGCCAGCCATGCAGGGCCTGGATTTCAGGCCTGGCTGTCACCTGGATCTGACTCCTGGGAAGGAGAAGGGGCCAGGCAGCTTCTGCTGCAGCTGGGATGTTAGGTACTGATGGACCATGGCTCCCCCAGGCATCCATAGTCGATGCTGCTCCAGGGTGACTGCCAGCTCCCTTCTGGTCACAGGGAAAGCGGCTCTCCTCACTTCCTGTCGTCTGCCAGTCTGTGTGAGGAGTGTGACGCCTGCTAGCTCTCCGCGTCCGGCATAGCTAGTGCGTTAGCCGTGGTTCTGCTGCTttctgggggtgcaggaaggagtagAGCTGGGTGGTCGGGGGGTGGCCCTCAGACCCGCAGTACGGCTGCAGCCACCTAGGTGTggtcacccccctgagcacaggccAAGCAGGTCGGATTGGGTTGGCAGTGTCTGGCCAGAGGCCACTCTGAGCGGTCGGTCACCAGCCCCAGCAAGGTCAGGGCTCCAGAGCAACCTTCACTCCCATACTTGTTCCAGGGCCTTGAAGACTCGTGGCAACACCCCGAAGTACGGGCTGATATTCCACTCCACCTTCATTGGGCGAGCGGCTACCCGCAACAAGGGGCGCATCTCCCGCTACCTGGCCAACAAGTGCACCATCGCCTCCAGGATAGACTGCTTCTCAGGTGCCGCTTTCACCCGAGCCCCTGCTGAGTCTGACTGGGGGAGGGTCCTGCCTGGGCACTGCCCCTCCCAGTGGCACGAGATGCCGAGCTGGAGCCCAGTGGAGTGTCAGTCATGCAAATCCCAACGGCTTCTGCAATGATGGGAATATTTTTCGTCAACAGCATTTCACGTAGTGAATGGTGACACCTGTTTTCTGAGCAAAGCCGGCTCTAGGGCTgggcaaagggggctgccagctggatggcaggggctggaggttgatGGGGAGTGGGCAGCTGGCTGTGAATGGGGTGGGT includes:
- the NOP56 gene encoding nucleolar protein 56 codes for the protein MVLLHVLFEHAAGYALFAVREVEEISLLLPQVEESILNIGKFHSIVRLVAFSPFKSAQSALENVNAISEGILHEDLRLLLETNLPVKKKKALLGVSDAKIGAAVQEELGYQCQTGGVVAEITRGIRLHFHTLVKGLTAQSASKAQLGLGHSYSRAKVKFNVNRVDNMIIQSISLLDQLDKDINTFSMRVREWYGYHFPELIKIVSDNYTYCRLAKCIGNRKELSEESLEGLEEIVMDSAKAQAILDASRSSMGMDISPIDLINIESFSSRVISLSEYRKGLQEYLRSKMGQVAPSLSALIGEVVGARLISHAGSLTNLAKYPASTVQILGAEKALFRALKTRGNTPKYGLIFHSTFIGRAATRNKGRISRYLANKCTIASRIDCFSDVPTSIFGDKLREQVEERLAFYETGEPPRKNLDVMKEAMVEATEVAAEIKKKEKKKKKREKKRLEALAAAAAAEEAENSVLETTLEVEENDTQPKKKKKKKHQDTSLEENGLAEEPLPKKQKKLAQEEPPQSDKKKKKKKVKEED